In one Polaribacter sp. ALD11 genomic region, the following are encoded:
- a CDS encoding anti-sigma factor translates to MNKKKYIESGILELYIAGSLSEKENEEVYVAIKENPELLAEVLSIESAIVKLTAAAKKDSEYSFASIIKEIDKTKVISITKPKTNWLQYSGWAATLLIGSTLIWSLSQNNKLKEQIASEKQQLEQQIQNASNNLAEAEKLITVFRDRDIISVPLAGQQVSPNSYAKVYWDKKTKSIYLDAKGLPEPPKGKVYQVWSLKMSPLTPTSLGTIDTFTADTNKIFTIENANESEAFGITLENEGGSKSPTLEQLYTLGAVAATP, encoded by the coding sequence ATGAATAAAAAAAAATACATAGAATCCGGAATTTTAGAACTGTACATTGCAGGTTCACTCTCAGAAAAGGAGAATGAAGAAGTGTATGTTGCAATTAAAGAAAACCCAGAATTACTTGCAGAAGTTTTATCGATAGAAAGTGCTATTGTAAAACTAACCGCTGCTGCTAAAAAAGATTCTGAATATTCTTTTGCATCTATAATAAAAGAAATAGATAAAACAAAAGTAATTTCTATTACAAAACCGAAAACAAATTGGTTACAATATTCTGGTTGGGCAGCAACACTACTTATAGGCAGTACTTTAATTTGGTCTCTTTCACAGAACAATAAATTAAAAGAACAAATTGCTTCAGAGAAACAACAATTAGAACAGCAAATACAAAATGCTTCTAATAATTTAGCCGAAGCAGAAAAATTAATAACTGTTTTTAGAGATAGAGATATAATTTCTGTTCCTTTAGCAGGACAACAAGTATCACCAAATTCTTATGCAAAGGTTTATTGGGACAAGAAAACGAAAAGTATTTATTTAGATGCAAAAGGTTTACCAGAACCACCAAAAGGAAAAGTATACCAAGTTTGGTCTTTAAAAATGAGTCCGTTAACACCTACAAGTTTAGGTACAATAGATACGTTTACAGCAGATACTAATAAGATTTTTACAATTGAAAATGCAAACGAGTCTGAAGCATTTGGTATTACTTTAGAGAATGAAGGCGGTAGTAAGTCTCCTACTTTAGAACAATTATATACACTAGGTGCAGTTGCTGCAACTCCATAA
- the recG gene encoding ATP-dependent DNA helicase RecG — protein MNLDYPITYINGVSVQKAALLYAELGIKTCNDLLNFFPFRYIDKTAFYAIKDLQPNSSEVQIVGKITRVKSVAQKRGSRLVATFQDATGTMELVWFKGQKWIKDALKINEPYVVYGKLNHYNGNFSIPHPELELVTEYKKKLQTKMQPVYHSTEKLINSGISNKLIRGYVQNVFQQFFETITESLSLEVVADFKLMSKRDALLNAHFPKSQENLSRAEYRLKFEELFFIQLQLLRRKLINKTKNKGYVFENVGAIFNEFYAEKLPFDLTNAQKRVLKEVRKDVVSGAHMNRLLQGDVGSGKTIVAILSMLLAIDNGFQATIMAPTEILANQHFAAVSELVEGMNIKVDILTGSVRIKKRREIHENLEDGTLHILVGTHALLEDKVQFKNLGIAIIDEQHRFGVKQRAKLWAKNELPPHILVMTATPIPRTLAMSVYGDLDISVIDELPPGRKEVKTVHRFDSNRLSVFKFIRDEIDKGRQIYLVYPLIEESEAMDYKDLMDGYESVSREFPTPKYQISIVHGKMKPADKEFEMQRFVKGKTQIMVATTVIEVGVNVPNASVMIIESSERFGLSQLHQLRGRVGRGADQSYCILLSSYKLSAEAKTRLKTMVETTDGFKIAEVDLKLRGPGNIMGTQQSGVLNLKIADVVKDSKILVAARNTAISILQEDNNLSREENSPIKKAYIKMTKSSKIWSNIS, from the coding sequence TTGAATTTAGATTATCCTATTACATATATAAACGGAGTTAGTGTACAAAAAGCGGCGCTTTTGTATGCGGAATTGGGTATAAAGACGTGTAATGATTTGCTCAATTTTTTTCCTTTTAGATATATTGATAAAACGGCTTTTTATGCTATAAAAGACTTACAACCAAATTCTTCTGAAGTTCAAATTGTTGGAAAAATTACACGCGTAAAATCGGTTGCGCAAAAAAGAGGAAGTAGGTTAGTTGCTACTTTTCAAGATGCTACAGGAACGATGGAATTAGTTTGGTTTAAAGGGCAAAAATGGATTAAAGATGCGCTTAAAATTAATGAACCGTATGTGGTATATGGTAAACTGAACCATTATAACGGTAATTTTAGCATTCCCCACCCAGAATTAGAATTGGTTACCGAGTACAAAAAGAAGCTGCAAACTAAAATGCAACCTGTTTACCATTCCACAGAAAAGTTAATAAACTCAGGCATTTCCAATAAGTTAATACGTGGTTATGTTCAGAATGTATTCCAACAATTTTTTGAAACTATTACAGAAAGTTTATCATTAGAAGTTGTAGCCGATTTTAAGTTGATGTCTAAACGAGATGCCTTATTAAATGCGCATTTCCCTAAAAGTCAAGAAAACTTATCAAGAGCAGAGTACCGTCTAAAGTTTGAAGAATTGTTTTTTATTCAATTGCAATTATTACGTAGAAAACTCATCAATAAAACAAAAAATAAAGGATACGTTTTTGAAAATGTAGGTGCTATTTTTAATGAATTTTATGCAGAAAAACTTCCTTTCGATTTAACAAACGCCCAAAAAAGAGTATTAAAAGAAGTTCGAAAAGATGTTGTTTCTGGTGCACATATGAACAGGCTTTTACAAGGAGATGTAGGTTCAGGAAAAACAATTGTAGCTATTTTGTCGATGCTTCTGGCAATAGATAACGGTTTTCAAGCCACAATAATGGCTCCAACAGAAATTTTAGCAAATCAACATTTTGCTGCGGTTTCAGAATTAGTTGAAGGAATGAATATTAAAGTTGATATTTTAACCGGTTCTGTAAGAATAAAAAAACGTAGAGAAATTCATGAAAATTTAGAAGACGGAACTTTACATATTTTAGTTGGCACCCATGCGTTATTGGAAGATAAAGTACAGTTTAAAAATTTAGGAATTGCAATTATTGATGAACAACACAGATTCGGAGTAAAACAAAGAGCAAAATTATGGGCTAAAAATGAACTTCCACCACATATTTTAGTGATGACAGCTACACCAATACCTAGAACTTTGGCAATGTCTGTTTATGGTGATTTAGATATTTCTGTGATAGATGAGTTGCCTCCAGGAAGAAAAGAAGTAAAAACGGTTCATCGTTTTGATAGCAATCGATTATCTGTTTTTAAATTTATTAGAGATGAAATTGATAAAGGAAGACAAATCTACTTGGTTTATCCGCTAATCGAAGAATCTGAAGCAATGGATTATAAAGATTTAATGGATGGTTATGAGAGTGTTTCTCGAGAATTTCCAACGCCAAAATATCAAATAAGTATTGTACATGGAAAAATGAAACCTGCTGACAAAGAATTTGAAATGCAACGCTTTGTAAAAGGCAAAACTCAGATTATGGTAGCTACAACCGTAATTGAAGTTGGAGTAAATGTGCCGAATGCAAGTGTAATGATTATAGAGAGTTCAGAACGTTTCGGGCTTTCTCAATTGCATCAATTAAGAGGGAGAGTTGGGCGAGGAGCAGACCAAAGTTATTGTATTTTATTATCTAGTTATAAGTTGTCTGCAGAGGCAAAAACACGCCTAAAAACAATGGTAGAAACTACAGACGGATTTAAAATTGCTGAGGTAGATTTAAAATTACGTGGTCCTGGGAATATCATGGGAACACAGCAAAGTGGTGTCTTAAATCTAAAAATTGCAGATGTTGTAAAAGATTCTAAAATTTTAGTAGCTGCAAGAAACACGGCAATATCTATTTTACAAGAAGACAATAATTTGTCTAGAGAAGAAAATTCACCAATTAAAAAAGCCTACATAAAAATGACCAAATCGTCTAAGATTTGGTCAAATATTAGCTAA
- the serC gene encoding 3-phosphoserine/phosphohydroxythreonine transaminase — translation MKKHNFSAGPCILPQEVLQKASEAILNFNNDDLSLIEISHRSESFVAVIEKARSLALELLGLENKGYQAIFLQGGASLQFLMVAYNLLNKKAAYLNTGTWADKAIKEATAFGEVLEVGASKDKGYNYIPKGYAIPKDVDYFHCTSNNTVAGTQMKEFPETTVPLVCDMSSDIFSRQLDFEKFDLIYAGAQKNMGPAGATLVIIKEEILGKVERHIPSMLNYQIHIDKDSMFNTPSVFAVYVSMLTLQWLKDTGGIQFIEEVNNKKAALLYAEIDRNPLFKGIVAKEDRSIMNATFTLTDASLTETFDKMWTAAGINGLNGHRSVGGYRASMYNALPLYSVQTLVDVMQELERKN, via the coding sequence ATGAAAAAACATAATTTTAGTGCAGGACCTTGTATTCTTCCGCAAGAAGTGTTACAAAAAGCATCTGAAGCAATTCTTAATTTTAATAATGACGATTTATCTTTAATCGAAATTTCTCACAGAAGCGAATCTTTTGTGGCGGTTATAGAAAAGGCAAGATCTTTAGCGTTAGAGTTGTTAGGTTTAGAAAATAAAGGCTATCAAGCAATTTTTTTACAAGGTGGCGCAAGTTTACAGTTTTTAATGGTTGCTTATAATTTATTAAATAAAAAAGCAGCGTATTTAAACACTGGTACTTGGGCAGACAAAGCCATTAAAGAAGCAACAGCTTTTGGTGAAGTGCTAGAGGTTGGTGCTTCTAAAGACAAAGGGTACAATTACATTCCTAAAGGATATGCAATACCAAAAGACGTAGATTATTTTCACTGTACTAGTAACAATACCGTTGCAGGAACACAGATGAAAGAATTTCCAGAAACAACCGTTCCTTTGGTTTGCGACATGAGTTCAGATATTTTTTCTCGTCAGTTAGATTTCGAAAAGTTCGATTTAATTTACGCGGGTGCACAAAAAAACATGGGGCCTGCAGGAGCAACTTTAGTGATTATTAAAGAAGAAATTTTAGGAAAAGTAGAAAGACACATTCCTTCTATGTTGAATTATCAAATTCATATCGACAAAGACAGTATGTTTAATACACCTTCCGTTTTTGCTGTATATGTTTCTATGTTAACGCTACAGTGGTTAAAAGATACAGGCGGAATTCAATTTATTGAAGAAGTCAACAACAAAAAAGCGGCACTTTTATATGCAGAAATTGATAGAAATCCGCTTTTTAAAGGAATTGTAGCAAAAGAAGATAGAAGTATCATGAACGCTACTTTTACATTAACAGATGCTTCTTTAACAGAAACGTTTGATAAAATGTGGACTGCAGCAGGAATTAACGGTTTAAATGGCCACAGAAGTGTAGGTGGTTACAGAGCAAGTATGTACAATGCGCTACCTTTGTATAGTGTACAAACTTTGGTGGATGTAATGCAAGAATTAGAAAGAAAAAATTAA
- a CDS encoding PolC-type DNA polymerase III gives MYVILDIETTGGKFNEEGITEIAIYKFDGHTVVDQFISLVNPEKEIQKFVIQLTGINNKMLQNAPKFYEVAKRIIEITKDCTLVAHNSAFDYRILSTEFDRLGYDFNRNTLCTVELSQKLILDQPSYSLGKLTKALGIPMTDRHRASGDALATVQLFKLLLEKDIGKTIIQNSVKYHDRRIEKERLQKLLDAVPKELGLFYIHDADGKVIYIGRGKNAKSEVNKLFLKQTRRALKIQDRAISITFEKTGNDLLTRLKYYIELETLSPKYNLKKRRKPFLLDFNNEDFIIFDKGREIEERAVILIENREVFGYGFTNLAFQENKIDVLKSILTPIEDKDLAKAIVKDYLNKNKVQKIVRL, from the coding sequence TTGTACGTAATATTAGACATCGAAACTACCGGAGGAAAATTTAATGAAGAAGGCATCACAGAAATTGCCATCTATAAATTTGACGGACATACCGTAGTAGATCAATTCATTAGCTTAGTTAATCCCGAAAAAGAAATTCAAAAGTTTGTTATTCAACTTACTGGAATCAACAATAAAATGCTTCAGAATGCGCCTAAATTTTACGAAGTAGCCAAAAGAATTATAGAAATTACCAAAGATTGTACTTTAGTGGCTCATAATTCAGCTTTCGACTATAGAATTTTAAGCACAGAATTTGATCGATTAGGTTATGATTTCAACAGAAATACACTTTGTACAGTAGAATTAAGTCAGAAATTAATTTTAGACCAACCTTCTTACAGTTTAGGGAAACTTACTAAAGCACTAGGAATTCCTATGACAGATAGACATAGAGCTTCTGGAGATGCCTTAGCAACAGTACAATTATTCAAACTCCTTTTAGAGAAAGATATTGGTAAAACAATTATTCAGAATTCTGTAAAATATCATGATAGAAGAATTGAAAAAGAAAGACTTCAAAAATTATTAGATGCTGTACCTAAAGAGCTAGGTTTGTTTTATATTCATGACGCTGATGGTAAAGTTATTTATATAGGCCGTGGAAAAAACGCAAAATCTGAAGTAAATAAACTGTTTTTAAAACAAACAAGAAGAGCTTTAAAAATTCAAGATAGAGCCATTTCTATTACTTTTGAAAAAACAGGTAATGATTTGTTAACGCGTTTAAAATACTATATAGAGTTAGAAACTTTGTCTCCAAAATACAACCTAAAGAAAAGAAGAAAACCTTTCTTGCTAGATTTTAATAATGAAGATTTTATAATTTTCGACAAAGGAAGAGAAATTGAAGAACGTGCAGTAATCCTTATTGAAAATAGAGAAGTTTTTGGTTACGGTTTTACCAATTTAGCATTTCAAGAAAACAAAATAGATGTTCTTAAATCTATTTTAACACCAATAGAAGATAAAGACTTAGCAAAAGCAATTGTAAAAGATTACTTAAATAAAAACAAAGTCCAAAAAATTGTGAGGCTTTAA
- a CDS encoding YggS family pyridoxal phosphate-dependent enzyme: MEIQKKIQEIKNSIPENVTLVAVSKTKPVSDLQEAYNGGQRVFGENKIQEMVDKFDVLPKDIQWHMIGHLQSNKVKYMAHFVNLIHGVDKFKTLKEINKQAKKHNRVINCLLQAKIAKEDTKFGLSFEEIENILQSSELEALENIKIVGFMGMATFTDNEEQLQEEFLSLKDFFNSQQLKAKTDNCKLETLSMGMSADYNLAIKNGSTMIRVGSSIFGNRNYN, translated from the coding sequence ATGGAAATACAAAAAAAAATACAGGAAATAAAAAATTCAATTCCTGAAAATGTAACCTTAGTTGCAGTTTCTAAAACCAAACCAGTTTCTGATTTACAGGAAGCTTATAATGGCGGTCAGCGTGTTTTTGGTGAGAATAAAATTCAGGAAATGGTAGATAAGTTTGATGTTTTACCTAAGGACATACAATGGCACATGATTGGCCATTTACAAAGTAACAAGGTAAAATACATGGCTCATTTTGTTAATCTGATTCACGGAGTTGATAAATTTAAAACTTTGAAAGAAATAAACAAACAAGCAAAGAAACACAATCGCGTTATTAATTGTTTATTACAAGCAAAAATAGCTAAAGAAGATACAAAGTTTGGCTTGTCTTTTGAAGAAATTGAAAACATCTTACAATCGTCTGAATTAGAAGCATTAGAAAATATAAAGATTGTTGGTTTTATGGGGATGGCAACATTTACAGACAATGAAGAACAATTACAAGAAGAGTTTTTATCATTAAAAGACTTTTTTAACAGTCAACAATTAAAAGCTAAAACAGATAATTGTAAGTTAGAAACTCTTTCTATGGGAATGAGTGCAGATTACAACTTAGCAATAAAAAATGGAAGTACTATGATTCGAGTAGGAAGCTCTATCTTTGGTAATCGAAATTATAATTAA
- a CDS encoding acyl-CoA reductase, whose protein sequence is MDSIQNRITAFIKLGAFLSQFSQEKFDKIEGIEHNDLFFDGFKHQIKIAQEKNSWFTKENIVFALGSWSRALTKNNLEEWVSKNKLQIESPKTVAIVMAGNIPVVGFHDFLSVLISGHSVLVKQSSNDKHLLPFLAKYLEYIDEYFKGKITFTEQKIENFDAVIATGSDNTARYFEYYFKDKPNIIRKSRNSVAVITGKETEEDLQKLSDDVFTYFGLGCRSVSKIYVPKEYDFNNFFNGMFVKKDIINNAKYANNYDYNKAVYLMSLFDLLENGFLMIKEDESYSSPIATIFYEYYDNEIDLKIKLHQDKEKIQCIVAKNFIENEVGFGQTQNPNLWDYADGVNTLEFLSKI, encoded by the coding sequence ATGGATAGTATTCAAAATAGAATTACTGCTTTTATAAAATTAGGAGCTTTTTTAAGTCAGTTTTCTCAAGAAAAATTTGATAAAATTGAAGGAATAGAACATAATGATTTGTTTTTTGATGGTTTTAAACATCAAATAAAAATAGCACAAGAGAAAAACTCTTGGTTTACAAAAGAGAATATTGTTTTTGCTTTAGGAAGTTGGTCTAGAGCACTCACAAAAAACAACCTAGAAGAATGGGTTTCTAAAAATAAGTTACAAATAGAATCTCCCAAAACAGTTGCCATTGTTATGGCAGGAAATATTCCTGTAGTAGGTTTTCATGATTTCTTATCGGTTTTAATTTCTGGTCACTCCGTTTTGGTAAAACAATCTTCTAATGATAAACACTTGTTGCCTTTTTTAGCTAAATATTTAGAATATATAGATGAGTATTTTAAGGGAAAAATTACTTTTACTGAACAAAAAATAGAAAATTTTGATGCTGTAATTGCCACTGGAAGCGATAATACCGCGCGTTATTTTGAATATTATTTTAAAGACAAGCCTAATATCATCAGAAAAAGTAGAAATTCTGTTGCTGTTATTACAGGTAAAGAAACAGAAGAAGATTTACAGAAATTATCGGATGATGTTTTTACCTATTTCGGCTTGGGGTGTAGATCTGTTTCTAAAATCTATGTACCAAAAGAGTATGATTTTAACAATTTCTTTAATGGAATGTTCGTTAAGAAAGACATTATAAATAATGCAAAATATGCCAATAATTACGATTATAACAAGGCTGTTTATTTAATGAGTTTGTTCGATTTGTTGGAAAACGGATTTTTAATGATCAAAGAAGATGAGAGTTACTCCTCGCCTATTGCTACGATTTTTTATGAATATTATGACAATGAAATCGATTTAAAAATAAAATTACATCAAGACAAAGAAAAAATTCAATGTATTGTTGCCAAAAACTTTATAGAAAATGAAGTTGGTTTTGGTCAAACTCAAAATCCTAATTTATGGGATTATGCAGACGGAGTGAATACGTTGGAATTTTTATCAAAAATATAA
- a CDS encoding 4Fe-4S dicluster domain-containing protein, whose amino-acid sequence MAIIITDECINCGACEPECPNTAIYEGADDWKYSEGTDLEGKAVLPNGKSVNADETQEPISDEIYFIVADKCTECKGFHEEPQCAAVCPVDCCVPDDDNVETEEELLAKQKFMHND is encoded by the coding sequence ATGGCAATTATAATAACAGATGAATGTATAAATTGTGGAGCATGTGAACCAGAATGTCCAAATACTGCAATTTATGAAGGCGCAGACGATTGGAAATATTCAGAAGGAACAGATTTAGAAGGAAAGGCTGTTTTACCAAATGGTAAGTCTGTAAACGCAGATGAAACGCAAGAACCCATTTCAGATGAAATCTATTTCATTGTTGCAGATAAATGTACAGAGTGTAAAGGTTTTCACGAAGAGCCACAATGTGCTGCAGTTTGCCCTGTAGATTGTTGTGTGCCAGATGATGACAATGTAGAGACAGAAGAAGAATTGTTAGCGAAACAGAAGTTTATGCATAACGATTAA
- a CDS encoding D-2-hydroxyacid dehydrogenase produces the protein MKILANDGISQSGIDALEKGGFEVITTKVAQNQLENYINENNIDAILVRSTTQVRQELIDACPSIKLIGCGSNDMDNVDVDYAEDQGLHVINTPTASSNSVAELVFAHLFGMARFLHSSNREMPLEGDSRFKDLKKAYSQGIELRGKTLGILGFGKVGQEVAKIGLGLGMNVIATDKVITSAPIAVEFFNGQKITINIDTVSKEELLKEADFITLHVSEQEDYIITKDEIDKMKNGVGIVNTAKGGILHEVDLVKAIETGKVQFAGLDVFETEPTPAVQLLMNPEISLTPHIGAGTKETEERIGKELAQQIIQLLS, from the coding sequence ATGAAAATATTAGCAAACGATGGAATTTCTCAAAGCGGAATTGACGCTTTAGAAAAAGGAGGTTTTGAAGTAATTACAACAAAAGTTGCACAAAATCAGTTAGAAAATTATATCAATGAAAATAATATTGATGCAATTCTAGTAAGAAGTACAACACAAGTAAGACAAGAGTTAATTGATGCTTGCCCAAGCATAAAGTTAATTGGTTGTGGTAGCAATGATATGGATAATGTAGATGTAGATTATGCAGAAGACCAAGGTTTACACGTAATAAACACACCAACCGCTTCCTCTAATTCTGTTGCAGAATTGGTTTTTGCACACTTATTCGGAATGGCACGATTTTTACATTCTTCTAACAGAGAAATGCCTTTGGAAGGAGATTCTCGTTTTAAAGATTTGAAAAAAGCATATTCTCAAGGAATCGAATTAAGAGGTAAAACGCTAGGTATTCTTGGCTTTGGAAAAGTAGGACAAGAAGTCGCTAAAATTGGTTTAGGTTTAGGAATGAACGTAATTGCAACCGATAAAGTAATTACGAGTGCACCAATTGCTGTTGAATTTTTTAACGGACAAAAAATTACAATTAATATCGATACCGTTTCTAAAGAAGAATTATTAAAAGAAGCAGATTTTATAACATTACACGTATCTGAACAAGAAGATTACATTATTACAAAAGATGAAATCGACAAAATGAAAAATGGTGTAGGAATTGTAAATACTGCCAAGGGAGGAATTTTACATGAAGTAGATTTGGTAAAAGCCATTGAAACCGGAAAGGTACAATTTGCTGGTTTAGATGTTTTTGAAACAGAACCAACACCAGCCGTACAATTATTAATGAATCCAGAAATTTCTTTAACACCTCACATTGGCGCAGGTACAAAAGAAACAGAAGAAAGAATTGGTAAAGAATTAGCACAACAAATTATTCAGCTTTTAAGCTAA
- a CDS encoding RNA polymerase sigma factor yields the protein MDKLDQLILQFQQKDVKAYEKLYNMYCNSISGVVNTIVKNDGVAQEITQDVFIKAWNKSDSYSAKKGRFFTWILNIARNAAIDYTRSKKFKQSKQNLNSDFFVDILETSDNLDNSTDAIGIKEFVKNLGEKCKSVIELLFFKGYTQKEASEELDIPLGTIKTRNRNCIAELRTMVGV from the coding sequence ATGGATAAACTGGATCAATTAATTTTACAATTTCAACAAAAAGATGTAAAAGCCTATGAAAAACTTTACAATATGTATTGTAATAGTATTTCTGGTGTTGTAAACACAATTGTTAAAAATGATGGCGTTGCGCAGGAAATTACTCAAGATGTATTTATAAAGGCTTGGAATAAATCTGATTCTTACTCCGCAAAAAAAGGTCGTTTTTTCACGTGGATTCTAAATATAGCAAGAAATGCAGCTATAGATTATACGCGTTCTAAGAAGTTTAAACAGTCTAAACAAAACCTTAACTCAGATTTTTTCGTAGATATATTAGAAACAAGTGATAACCTAGATAATTCTACAGATGCAATTGGTATTAAAGAGTTTGTAAAAAACCTTGGTGAAAAATGTAAATCTGTAATAGAATTATTATTCTTTAAAGGATATACCCAAAAAGAAGCCTCAGAAGAATTAGACATACCACTTGGTACAATAAAAACACGCAATAGAAACTGTATTGCAGAATTAAGAACAATGGTTGGAGTTTAA
- a CDS encoding DUF1015 domain-containing protein, which translates to MAIVKPFKAIRATRDKVAMVSSKSYEIYTSEMLNSKLAFNPYTFLHVINPGYKYHKQDVSGELRFKLVHNRYLEFKENEIFTQDKIPAFYIYQKTTPTNSFCGIISATSVEDYHNNIIKKHEGTLKERELLFENYLKNTGFNAEPVLLTYPDNNVIASIIKKYKAQRAEYEFSTTDKDSHLLWVVNNAVDIEKITVAFKEIDTLYIADGHHRSTSSCLLAERLAKENPNHTGEEDYNFFMSYLLPESELSIYEFNRFIKDLNGLTPHEFLIELDTFFRIENRRQELYKPKEKYHFSMYLDGEFYALYLRKSNYNFTDALSKLDAQILYSTVLKPILGIEDIRNDSKIVYSQDKSDSFELKTKVDSGDFKVSFGMLPTTINELKEIVDADLLMPPKTTYIEPKLRSALTIYEF; encoded by the coding sequence ATGGCAATTGTAAAACCTTTTAAAGCAATTAGAGCAACAAGAGATAAAGTAGCGATGGTTTCCTCTAAATCATACGAAATTTATACTTCAGAAATGCTAAATTCTAAGTTAGCTTTTAACCCGTATACATTTTTACATGTAATTAACCCTGGTTATAAATATCATAAACAAGATGTTAGCGGAGAGTTGCGTTTTAAATTGGTACACAATCGGTATTTAGAGTTTAAAGAAAATGAAATTTTTACGCAAGACAAAATCCCTGCTTTTTATATTTATCAGAAAACAACACCAACAAATTCTTTCTGCGGAATAATTTCTGCAACTTCCGTTGAAGATTATCATAATAATATCATCAAAAAACACGAAGGAACACTTAAAGAGAGAGAATTATTATTTGAAAACTACTTAAAAAACACAGGTTTTAATGCAGAACCAGTGCTTTTAACGTATCCTGATAATAACGTAATTGCTTCCATAATTAAAAAATACAAAGCACAAAGAGCAGAGTACGAATTTTCTACAACAGATAAAGATTCTCATTTACTTTGGGTTGTAAATAATGCCGTTGATATTGAAAAAATTACAGTAGCATTTAAAGAAATTGATACGTTATACATTGCTGATGGCCATCATAGATCTACGTCTTCTTGTTTGTTAGCAGAAAGATTGGCAAAGGAAAACCCGAATCATACGGGTGAAGAAGATTATAACTTTTTTATGAGTTACTTGTTGCCAGAAAGTGAATTAAGCATTTATGAATTTAATCGATTTATAAAAGACCTTAATGGCCTGACTCCGCATGAATTTTTAATAGAATTAGATACTTTTTTCAGAATTGAAAATCGTAGACAAGAATTATATAAACCTAAAGAAAAATATCACTTTAGCATGTATTTAGATGGTGAATTTTATGCTTTATACTTACGTAAATCTAATTATAATTTTACAGATGCATTAAGTAAATTAGATGCTCAAATTTTGTACAGTACCGTTTTAAAACCAATATTAGGGATAGAAGATATTAGAAATGATTCTAAGATTGTTTATTCCCAGGATAAATCTGATAGTTTCGAATTAAAAACTAAAGTTGACTCTGGAGACTTTAAGGTTTCTTTCGGAATGTTACCAACAACCATAAACGAGCTAAAAGAAATTGTAGATGCAGATTTGTTAATGCCTCCAAAAACAACGTACATAGAACCAAAACTAAGAAGTGCTTTAACTATTTATGAATTTTAA